From the Salinimicrobium tongyeongense genome, one window contains:
- a CDS encoding tetratricopeptide repeat protein produces MLLSHNEENNFSLTRFESMLKTNDVLFFDSDEFENIIHYYLENGKITLAKKAVRLGLSQHPSSVNLKLLRVEILVFEDKLDQAEGILNEIYDLEASNEEVYIQKANILSKKDQHQEAIQMLEVALEMSYDEADVYSLLGMEYLFLEDFENAKLNFMKCLEADKEDYSALYNVMYCFDFLEQKREAIEYLNKFLDTNPYSEVGWHQLGKQYFDLKDYKKALSAFDFAIISDDTFIGAYLEKGKVLEKLGKFNEAIENYSITMDLDDPTSFAYLRIGKCYEKLGLDELALKNYRQTVHEDPLLDKGWIAITDFFYKKENYRKALYYINKAINIDSENVLYWKRYARINNKLNQLEEAEKGYRRTLELGNYELETWVKRCDVLIDLGEFEAAVQNLLQAVEFYPETAEIEYRLAGLYFMLHEPEKGNTHLNNALKMDSEYYIIIEELFPSIFARKSVKEKIKMHLKSCN; encoded by the coding sequence ATGCTATTAAGCCATAACGAAGAAAACAATTTCTCCCTTACTCGTTTTGAATCGATGCTGAAGACGAATGACGTATTGTTCTTCGACTCCGATGAGTTTGAAAATATTATTCATTACTATTTAGAGAACGGAAAAATTACATTAGCCAAAAAAGCCGTAAGGCTTGGGCTTTCACAACATCCATCTTCGGTCAACCTGAAGTTGCTTCGCGTGGAGATCCTGGTTTTTGAAGATAAATTAGATCAGGCCGAAGGAATACTTAACGAGATCTACGACCTGGAGGCTTCCAATGAAGAAGTCTATATTCAGAAAGCCAATATACTTTCTAAAAAAGACCAGCACCAGGAAGCCATCCAAATGCTTGAGGTTGCCCTTGAAATGAGCTACGATGAAGCCGATGTTTACTCCCTGCTGGGAATGGAATACCTGTTCCTGGAAGATTTTGAAAATGCCAAGCTCAATTTCATGAAGTGCCTTGAAGCCGATAAAGAAGATTATTCGGCCCTGTACAACGTCATGTACTGTTTTGATTTTCTGGAACAGAAGCGGGAAGCTATCGAGTACCTCAACAAGTTTCTCGACACCAACCCCTATTCTGAAGTAGGCTGGCACCAGCTGGGCAAACAATACTTTGACCTTAAGGACTATAAAAAGGCACTTTCGGCTTTCGATTTTGCCATTATAAGCGACGATACTTTTATTGGGGCTTACCTTGAAAAAGGAAAGGTGCTCGAAAAACTCGGGAAGTTCAATGAAGCCATTGAGAACTACAGCATCACCATGGACCTTGATGACCCTACCTCTTTTGCTTATCTCAGGATTGGAAAGTGCTATGAAAAACTGGGGCTCGATGAGCTGGCATTAAAAAATTACCGGCAAACGGTTCACGAAGATCCTCTTCTGGACAAGGGCTGGATCGCCATCACAGATTTCTTTTACAAGAAAGAGAACTATCGCAAAGCGCTTTACTATATCAATAAGGCGATTAACATTGACAGCGAGAACGTGTTGTACTGGAAACGCTATGCGCGCATCAACAACAAGCTCAACCAGCTCGAAGAAGCCGAAAAAGGTTATCGCCGTACCCTTGAACTGGGAAATTACGAGCTGGAGACCTGGGTAAAAAGATGCGATGTGCTTATAGATTTGGGGGAGTTTGAAGCTGCCGTGCAGAACCTGCTACAGGCCGTGGAATTTTATCCTGAAACTGCCGAGATCGAATACAGGCTTGCAGGACTTTATTTTATGTTGCACGAACCCGAAAAAGGGAACACGCACCTTAACAACGCCCTCAAGATGGACTCCGAATATTACATCATTATCGAGGAACTTTTCCCTTCCATTTTCGCCAGGAAATCGGTTAAGGAGAAAATAAAGATGCACCTGAAATCTTGCAATTAA
- a CDS encoding DUF368 domain-containing protein, translating to MRRSFKDYLILTAKGMAMGAADVVPGVSGGTIAFISGIYEELINTISGVKVGLLHTWKNEGFKAMWQQLNGNFIVALLGGILVSIFTVMRLTNYLLENHPILIWSFFFGLVLASVYYVAKQIEKWTFNVFLFLIIGAGVAFYLTSLPPLTAAANDLYLFFAGAIAICAMILPGISGAFILVLLGAYKTVSEAAHEFDFKVLGIVALGAIFGLLSFSRLLKWLFRNYSTLTLATLTGFIAGSLNKIWPWKLQLETVQYGDKVITLRDESVMPWNFGSEPHTFQAFVLMLAGFALILILEGLAEKKPVQNDAANPNV from the coding sequence ATGCGACGAAGCTTTAAAGATTACCTTATCCTCACTGCAAAAGGAATGGCCATGGGGGCCGCCGATGTTGTACCCGGCGTTTCGGGTGGCACCATAGCCTTTATTTCAGGGATTTATGAGGAGCTCATCAACACCATTAGCGGCGTAAAGGTAGGGCTGCTCCACACCTGGAAAAACGAGGGTTTTAAAGCCATGTGGCAGCAGCTTAACGGCAACTTTATTGTCGCGCTGTTAGGCGGCATCCTGGTGAGCATCTTTACGGTAATGCGGCTCACCAATTACCTGCTGGAAAATCATCCTATCCTTATCTGGTCTTTCTTTTTTGGGCTTGTTCTGGCAAGTGTTTATTACGTGGCCAAACAAATTGAAAAATGGACTTTTAATGTCTTTCTTTTTTTGATCATAGGCGCAGGGGTGGCTTTCTACCTCACCTCCCTGCCTCCCTTAACCGCAGCGGCAAATGACCTTTACCTCTTCTTTGCCGGCGCCATTGCCATTTGTGCCATGATCTTACCCGGAATTTCGGGTGCTTTTATCCTGGTACTTTTGGGTGCCTACAAGACCGTAAGTGAAGCTGCTCACGAATTCGACTTTAAGGTTCTGGGCATAGTTGCTCTAGGAGCCATATTTGGGCTGCTGTCTTTTTCACGTCTCCTCAAGTGGCTTTTCCGCAATTACAGCACGCTCACCCTCGCAACCTTAACCGGGTTTATTGCAGGTTCCCTCAACAAGATCTGGCCCTGGAAATTACAACTGGAAACGGTGCAGTACGGCGACAAAGTGATTACCCTTCGCGATGAATCTGTAATGCCGTGGAATTTTGGGTCAGAGCCGCATACCTTTCAGGCTTTTGTGCTCATGCTTGCAGGGTTTGCCCTTATTCTTATCTTAGAGGGCCTCGCAGAAAAAAAGCCGGTGCAGAACGATGCAGCAAACCCGAACGTATAG
- a CDS encoding DUF368 domain-containing protein has product MQQTRTYSDKIYLVIKGILMGAANKVPGVSGGMVAFVAGFYEEFIFSLRRININSLKLLVNGRFRSLWYYTNGRFLSLLVLGMVISYFSISLLLDYLITHYELYVWSSFFGMILGSIYYISKDFEEWNRRNIGFMLLGIIAGVSISFLEPAAQNDNLWFVFFCGIIGVSGMTLPGLSGSFILILLGNYVLLLVDSVNALYLTLSNLFRFDLGFLDDPERLRLLQVLLVFTAGSVAGLVSLSHILGYLLKHFKNATFAVIIGFITGSLGVVWPWKEAEFRRNDEGVFLLDQNGNKIVDNYDRYLPAIDEPSTWLAVFFIVAGTLLVLWLAIAELKNKRSHA; this is encoded by the coding sequence ATGCAGCAAACCCGAACGTATAGCGACAAAATATACCTGGTCATCAAAGGCATCCTCATGGGGGCTGCCAATAAAGTGCCCGGTGTATCGGGTGGGATGGTAGCTTTTGTGGCGGGTTTTTACGAAGAATTTATTTTTTCCCTGCGCCGCATCAACATCAATTCCCTTAAATTGCTGGTAAACGGAAGGTTTCGCAGCCTATGGTATTACACCAACGGGCGCTTTCTTTCTCTGCTTGTTTTGGGAATGGTCATCAGCTATTTTTCCATTTCGCTGCTGCTCGATTATCTTATTACACATTACGAGCTTTACGTGTGGTCTTCTTTCTTCGGAATGATCCTCGGGTCTATTTACTACATAAGTAAAGATTTCGAAGAGTGGAACCGCCGCAATATTGGCTTTATGCTCCTTGGTATCATTGCCGGGGTGAGTATCAGCTTTTTAGAACCTGCCGCGCAGAACGACAACCTGTGGTTTGTCTTTTTCTGCGGAATAATTGGCGTTTCAGGGATGACCCTGCCGGGGCTTTCAGGTTCTTTCATTCTTATTCTCCTGGGCAACTATGTGCTGCTGCTGGTAGATTCCGTCAATGCGCTGTACCTCACTTTGTCCAATCTCTTCAGGTTTGACCTTGGTTTTCTTGATGATCCCGAAAGGTTGCGCCTGCTGCAGGTATTGCTCGTATTTACGGCAGGATCTGTGGCCGGGCTCGTTTCCCTGTCCCACATCCTGGGCTATTTGCTGAAGCACTTCAAAAATGCCACTTTTGCAGTGATTATTGGTTTTATCACCGGCTCCCTGGGAGTGGTGTGGCCATGGAAAGAAGCAGAATTCCGTAGAAATGATGAAGGAGTATTTTTGCTGGATCAAAACGGAAATAAGATTGTAGACAACTATGACAGGTACCTGCCGGCAATAGATGAACCCAGCACCTGGCTTGCAGTTTTCTTCATTGTTGCAGGCACCCTGCTCGTACTCTGGCTGGCTATTGCCGAACTTAAAAACAAAAGATCTCATGCGTAA
- a CDS encoding shikimate dehydrogenase family protein encodes MRKFGLVGRNISYSFSRKYFSEKFSSEGINATYENFDLQDINEFPEVLAKNPELKGLNVTIPYKEAIFPFLDSLDETARQIGAVNTIKIDRNGSLTGYNTDYFGFAEALKPFLKPHHTKALILGTGGASKAVSYALKSLDITTCLVSRSASKNAISYRQLSEEVLEEHTIIINTTPLGTHPKVEEYPPLPVNHLSSRHLLFDLIYNPPQTALMKLAAARGARVLNGEKMLELQALKAWEIWNRD; translated from the coding sequence ATGCGTAAATTCGGACTTGTAGGACGCAATATCTCCTATTCTTTCTCGCGGAAGTATTTTTCAGAAAAATTCAGCAGTGAAGGCATAAACGCCACCTATGAAAACTTTGACCTGCAGGATATTAATGAATTTCCTGAAGTACTCGCCAAAAATCCGGAATTAAAAGGTCTTAATGTAACCATCCCTTATAAGGAAGCCATTTTCCCTTTTCTGGATAGTCTCGATGAAACAGCCCGACAAATAGGCGCGGTAAATACCATTAAAATCGACCGCAACGGCAGCCTTACCGGTTATAATACCGATTATTTTGGCTTCGCCGAAGCTTTAAAACCATTTCTCAAGCCACACCATACAAAGGCACTTATCCTGGGTACGGGCGGTGCTTCCAAAGCCGTCAGTTACGCTTTGAAGTCGCTGGATATCACAACCTGCCTTGTCTCCCGCTCAGCTTCCAAAAATGCCATTTCTTACCGGCAACTTTCCGAAGAGGTACTTGAGGAACACACTATTATTATAAACACCACGCCGCTGGGAACACATCCAAAAGTAGAAGAATATCCGCCGCTCCCGGTAAATCACCTCAGTTCCAGGCACCTGCTGTTTGACCTCATTTACAATCCGCCGCAAACGGCATTGATGAAGCTGGCAGCAGCCCGTGGAGCAAGGGTTTTGAACGGTGAGAAAATGCTGGAACTTCAGGCACTTAAAGCCTGGGAAATATGGAACCGGGACTAA
- a CDS encoding DUF349 domain-containing protein, whose product MSEKEKLSNKEQQENQNKALNSQAQTGAEKTEKNAEKASEEKEERDSIADAMVDESKASEDRRKAEPGSSAESLLEGDDEGEEQPASQKKETTPTPNKTAGNPAASEEKESKDIEDAMVDEARSTEDRKGLEPVTSPESALESDHEDEEPSANAGEKTSEEKSEAKNPFFDTSGTGTSNEKVQDSSEENNEPTEDQPQQKAARDAQSEMDDAVAEDSEDEATAERHGIEKKDYHAMSKEALADELEKLLKNEKVQAIKEHVEEIRAEFNAKQDEEIEEKKEEFLADGGNIIDFHYSTPLKKRFNSLYFDYKEKRNKHYQQLKQDLNKNLEKRLEIIEELKGLIDVEENINTTYKHFKDLQDRWKTAGSIPRDKYNTVWNTYHHHVENFYDFLHLNREFRDLDFKHNLEQKLKIITRAEELTQEPDTNRAFRELQMLHKMWKEDLGPVEKEYREDIWQKFSEATKQIHDKRQEYFAQLEKDFEKNLEKKQQIIDQIKSIASEKYTSHKQWQQKITEVEALREAFFNAGKVPRHVNDETWKKFKEAVRSFNRNKNAFYKNQKKEQYDNLEKKQELVRIAEEHKDSEDFKVTTPLMKKIQTDWKNIGHVPRKDSDKIWKKFKAACNHYFDRLHASRNEENKEENEAFDQKKDLLDKLKNIELTGDRKQDLPTIKNFIEEWKKLGRVPHSKRYIEGKFNKALDQAFDKLDLDKKQSEMLKYENKVQALENSDDSRKLNNEHYFLTKKIEETKAEIRQLENNLQFFSNVDDKNPVVQEVHKNIRNHKEQLKIWKEKLEKVKSLYDE is encoded by the coding sequence ATGTCTGAGAAAGAAAAACTGTCAAACAAGGAACAACAGGAAAACCAAAACAAAGCCCTGAATTCCCAGGCCCAGACCGGAGCCGAAAAGACAGAGAAAAATGCTGAAAAAGCTTCCGAGGAGAAAGAGGAGCGAGATTCCATTGCAGATGCTATGGTAGACGAGTCTAAAGCGAGTGAAGACAGGAGAAAGGCCGAACCCGGCTCCTCTGCCGAATCGCTTTTGGAAGGTGACGATGAGGGGGAAGAGCAGCCGGCTTCTCAGAAAAAAGAAACTACGCCAACTCCCAATAAAACTGCGGGTAACCCAGCTGCTTCAGAAGAAAAGGAAAGCAAGGATATTGAAGATGCCATGGTAGATGAAGCCAGGTCTACCGAAGATAGAAAGGGACTTGAACCTGTTACCTCACCCGAATCGGCTTTAGAAAGCGACCATGAAGATGAAGAGCCTTCAGCCAATGCAGGGGAGAAAACTTCCGAAGAAAAATCGGAAGCCAAAAATCCCTTTTTTGACACCTCAGGTACGGGAACTTCCAATGAAAAAGTGCAAGATTCTTCCGAAGAAAATAATGAGCCTACTGAGGACCAACCACAGCAAAAAGCAGCCCGTGATGCCCAAAGCGAAATGGATGATGCCGTTGCTGAAGACAGTGAAGACGAAGCCACTGCCGAGCGTCATGGCATAGAGAAGAAAGATTACCACGCCATGAGCAAGGAAGCCCTTGCCGATGAACTGGAAAAACTGCTCAAAAACGAAAAAGTACAGGCAATTAAAGAGCACGTTGAAGAAATACGGGCCGAGTTTAATGCCAAACAAGACGAGGAAATTGAAGAGAAAAAAGAAGAATTCCTGGCCGATGGCGGGAATATTATTGACTTCCACTACTCTACTCCCTTAAAAAAGCGCTTTAATTCGCTGTATTTTGACTATAAGGAAAAAAGGAACAAACACTACCAGCAGCTCAAGCAGGACCTCAATAAAAACTTGGAAAAAAGGCTGGAGATCATTGAAGAACTGAAGGGCCTTATTGATGTTGAAGAGAATATCAATACCACTTACAAGCATTTTAAAGACCTGCAGGACCGCTGGAAAACAGCAGGATCAATTCCGCGGGATAAGTACAACACCGTGTGGAATACTTATCACCACCACGTAGAGAATTTTTACGATTTTCTGCACCTCAACCGCGAGTTTAGGGACCTCGACTTTAAACACAACCTTGAGCAGAAATTAAAGATCATAACCCGCGCAGAAGAGCTTACACAGGAGCCAGACACCAACCGTGCGTTTAGGGAGCTGCAAATGCTGCACAAAATGTGGAAAGAAGACCTTGGCCCCGTAGAAAAAGAGTACAGGGAAGATATCTGGCAAAAATTCAGCGAGGCCACAAAGCAGATCCACGATAAGAGACAGGAGTACTTCGCGCAGCTGGAAAAGGATTTTGAGAAGAACCTTGAGAAAAAGCAGCAAATCATAGATCAGATAAAAAGCATTGCTTCGGAAAAATATACTTCCCACAAGCAATGGCAACAGAAGATTACTGAAGTTGAGGCTTTAAGAGAGGCGTTCTTCAATGCTGGAAAGGTGCCGCGGCATGTCAATGACGAGACCTGGAAGAAATTCAAGGAAGCAGTGCGCAGCTTTAACCGCAACAAAAATGCATTTTACAAGAACCAGAAAAAAGAACAGTACGACAACCTTGAGAAAAAACAGGAACTGGTAAGGATTGCCGAAGAACATAAAGATAGCGAGGACTTTAAAGTCACTACGCCGCTTATGAAAAAGATCCAGACCGACTGGAAGAATATTGGCCATGTGCCCCGCAAAGACAGCGATAAGATCTGGAAAAAGTTCAAAGCTGCCTGTAACCACTACTTTGACCGACTGCACGCTTCCCGAAATGAAGAAAACAAGGAAGAAAACGAGGCTTTTGATCAAAAGAAAGACCTGCTTGATAAGCTAAAGAATATTGAACTTACCGGCGATCGCAAACAGGATCTTCCCACCATCAAAAACTTTATTGAGGAGTGGAAGAAACTGGGCCGTGTGCCGCACAGCAAACGCTATATTGAAGGAAAGTTCAACAAAGCCCTTGACCAGGCTTTTGACAAGCTGGATCTGGATAAGAAACAGAGCGAAATGCTCAAGTACGAGAACAAAGTACAGGCCCTTGAGAATTCTGATGATTCAAGAAAGCTGAACAACGAGCATTATTTCCTCACCAAAAAGATCGAGGAAACAAAAGCCGAAATTAGGCAGCTGGAGAACAACCTACAGTTCTTTTCAAATGTAGATGATAAGAATCCCGTGGTGCAGGAAGTTCACAAAAACATCCGCAACCACAAGGAACAGCTAAAGATCTGGAAAGAAAAGCTCGAAAAAGTAAAGTCACTTTACGACGAATAG
- a CDS encoding helix-turn-helix domain-containing protein — MTFLECPQKVRHLLGAFFMDKRVKYDYKFKRTIVLEVIKKGLSCYSVGNKHGLRKSLVQKWVRFYKAHGAKGLRPIRNKYSEKFKARVVLEMKEKSLSYQETCVLFKIPTEETFKRWLKIYEEKGPEGLSIEKRGKPKSMPRKPKKPMTREEQLLDELADLKAENAYLKKLHALVQSEKEKEEKRKSSRN; from the coding sequence ATGACATTTTTAGAGTGCCCCCAAAAAGTTAGACACTTATTGGGGGCATTTTTTATGGATAAAAGAGTAAAGTATGACTATAAATTTAAAAGGACTATAGTCTTAGAAGTTATCAAGAAGGGATTATCGTGTTATTCAGTAGGTAACAAGCATGGTCTACGTAAGTCATTAGTGCAAAAATGGGTTAGGTTTTATAAGGCTCACGGTGCTAAAGGATTACGACCTATTAGAAATAAATATTCAGAAAAATTTAAGGCGAGAGTAGTTCTGGAGATGAAAGAGAAATCTCTATCTTACCAAGAAACTTGTGTGCTCTTCAAGATTCCAACCGAGGAAACCTTTAAGCGATGGTTGAAGATTTATGAAGAGAAAGGGCCAGAAGGTTTATCAATAGAAAAACGAGGAAAACCTAAATCTATGCCTAGAAAGCCTAAAAAACCTATGACCCGAGAGGAGCAACTTTTGGATGAGTTAGCTGATCTTAAAGCAGAAAATGCTTATCTAAAAAAGCTTCATGCCTTAGTTCAATCAGAAAAAGAGAAAGAAGAAAAACGCAAATCATCCAGGAATTAA
- a CDS encoding IS3 family transposase, producing the protein MQELRQEHALEKLLKHAGMARSTFYYHLKASKQDKYEVLRKEIRSIYDLHKGRYGYRRIQLTLKNKGYVVNHKTVFKLMQELGISSLIRVKKYTSYRGNQGKIAANLLKQNFKADRPNLKWATDVTEFKVKDKKLYLSPIIDLFNGEVLSFTISERPNFKQVMDMINKCSKQEKQGLILHSDQGWQYQMKQYQKTLQKKNITQSMSRKGNCLDNAVAENFFGTLKSELYYLNQYNTVDQLKQDIKDYIKYYNYDRIRLNLNGMSPIQYRAHVENLI; encoded by the coding sequence ATCCAGGAATTAAGGCAAGAGCATGCGCTAGAAAAACTACTAAAGCATGCCGGGATGGCACGTAGTACCTTTTACTATCACTTAAAGGCCAGTAAACAGGATAAGTATGAGGTTCTTCGTAAAGAAATCAGATCTATATATGATCTACACAAGGGACGCTATGGGTACAGGAGAATCCAGTTAACTCTGAAGAACAAAGGCTATGTAGTGAATCACAAGACTGTGTTTAAGCTCATGCAGGAGCTAGGGATCAGCAGTTTGATAAGGGTCAAGAAATATACTTCCTACAGAGGAAACCAAGGGAAAATAGCGGCTAACTTGTTAAAGCAAAATTTTAAAGCCGATAGACCTAACCTAAAATGGGCAACTGATGTTACAGAGTTCAAAGTCAAAGACAAAAAGCTTTATTTATCACCTATTATAGATCTCTTCAATGGAGAAGTCCTAAGCTTTACCATCTCTGAGAGACCTAATTTTAAACAGGTAATGGATATGATTAATAAGTGTAGCAAACAGGAAAAACAGGGGCTTATTCTTCATTCTGACCAAGGATGGCAGTATCAAATGAAGCAATATCAAAAGACCCTACAGAAAAAGAACATCACCCAAAGCATGTCGAGAAAAGGAAACTGTTTAGACAATGCCGTGGCAGAAAACTTCTTTGGAACTCTAAAATCTGAGCTGTATTACCTAAATCAATATAACACTGTAGATCAACTAAAGCAGGATATAAAAGATTATATAAAATACTACAATTATGACAGAATAAGACTAAACCTAAATGGAATGAGCCCGATACAATATCGAGCTCACGTAGAAAATTTAATCTAA